The Solanum dulcamara chromosome 6, daSolDulc1.2, whole genome shotgun sequence genome contains the following window.
GAAACTGAATAAATTAAATGTTGCATTGTTTTGCTTTGAGCATGCCTTATCTTTTTGGATAATACTGTAAAGAAGAGAAACCTGATGGTTTCTGACTAAAACAAAATAACTATTGATGTATGTTGTATTTAAGAACTCTCCGCTTCTTGTTATTGTGTGATTTTTCAACTTGTTTGTTCATTGGTTTGGCTGATTCATATAGCCTAAGTAGAGGTCACATATCCTCAATATTCACGTGGAAAATTTTCTGAATGAAATAATCCATATTCTAGTATACGGGAATCTCAGAAGTTGACCAATTTTTGTAGGATGGGAATGAGGTGTTTTTCAGAATCAAGAGAAGCACACAGCTGAAGAAGCTCATGAATGCTTACTGTGATAGGCAATCTGTGGACTTCAACTCTATTGCCTTCTTGTTTGATGGTCGTCGCCTCAGGGCCGAGCAGACTCCTGATGAGGTTTTTCTCTCTCCCGTTTTCTTCACCAACCAATGCTCCTCGCCCTGCGTCTTGTACtggacatatatatatgtccaCATTTTCCTGTACTTCATATAATCAGTAATATGTCGTCTCATTACTTTTGCTTACATATTCTTTTTGACAGCTCGAAATGGAGGATGGGGATGAGATTGATGCTATGCTGCATCAGACTGGTGGATCTTAGGGTTAGCTTTATATCTGAGGGTTTTGGGGCATAGTAAATTAGATTATCTTCGGTGTATATTGACCGAACTGtttagaatgtgtattttagCTCGTACTGTGGTTGTCCGATAACGAGTCGCTTATGGATGATCAGACTTTGGATCTTTACTTCTAGTTAATTATCCTTTAATCAACTCCTGGtgtttcttgatatatttgttcTATGATCAGTTTCTGGGCAGGGGAAAGGGACTTTCCTCTTTGTTATCTATTATTAGAGATTTGGAGGTCTTGTAAAGTTGGTTTTGAAGCAAATCATAACTGGCAACTTGTTCATCATAGAAATCCAGcttcttatcttttttttttcttctctaatCACGATTTCAAATCAGAGAATAGATTGCaagaaatgatgaatttatTCACTTTACTGACAATCGAGCCATATCTAGTGATTTGTCTGACATGGTTGCCCTTGGGGATGACAAAACTAGCCTATGAAAACATGATCCTTCAACTCGTTCAAGATTAGGCGGGTCAGAACTCGTTAATTGGTTAACCCAATCTGTTTAGACTATTCTATTTAGGCTCATATAAAAATTGGGCTACTTTTGggctttctcttctttttttttttagaattttgtaAGATTTGAATAGTTGGGCTATGATCTATTGTTTAGACCATCTTGACCGAGTCCTTTTAAGCCCAAGTAACATTTAGGCGAGTCATTTGGATCAACaatatgtttttttgttttctcaGTTAATCTATTCATTTAACGCTCCTAATCACCGTAAAAATATGTCCTTCAAGACATCCGATAAAATTGAAGCTAATTATCACATAGAAGGATGTTGTATATATGGCTTTTGCAACATGGTTAGTAGTTGTTGTTCGCAAAGCTAGGCCTCAGAATTACACTGTGATTAGTGAAACTAATTTAGAACAAATCCTAAATATGATTGAAGTAAAATTAACAAGAAGAGCCGAATAGAACAGGAAATTTAAAGAATTAATCTAAATAGCAGCTCACTCAATCGCTTAAACTAAAGATAGCCATTGGCCATTAGATGTATAATGTATGTACGATTCATGTATAATCAATGTATAATATACGTAAATTGGCGAGAAAAAGTAAACAGTGAATTTGGGGGGTTATTTGTGTAAAGATCCCAAAATTTTTCTCTAAGGATTCTCTAGTTACTAGTTGTAGGAACACATGCCGTGCAAAATCAGGAATTTCTCTTACTTATATTTAACCTATATATTCTATTATTATACAACCGTATAATAATACGAAGCATATTTGATTGATTgcacaaattttattattatctttgtAAGATTgaaaggttgtttccgatagacacATTTtctaaatcaaaccaaacattCTAATGTTTTTCGACTTTGTTGGCAGATAAGTAGCTATAGAGAAGAAGATTCTTCATTTGAAAAATCTCACCCACTTCTAATTGTGACTTAACAAGTGTAAAAAGTATACTAATTAAAGGGCTCTAATTCTTAAATTAATTGACATCAATTCAGTAGTTAGAGCATCTGAATCTAAAATGACCCAAGTCAACCTCAATGTGTAATCAATATACACAAAGATATTAAACAAATATTTCATATAGTATATGAGAttttacatttaaaaaaaaaaaagtgaaatcgattttttatttcaattatatcCAACCCGCGAAACACACATGGGGAGTAAGAATAATTTGAACAttgattttattaattatttgaaactaattctatatatttatatttgtagATTACATAATAAGAGCACACAACATGCCACATTTTCAGTTAAAAGTATTTACATATATTTGTTCCTTGAATTGGCCATTGAACAAAATCAGTGAGCAATTACAAGAATGAAACTTACTCCCATACATATTTATACGAagcaaacaaatataatatacatatgatatatactcattttacttcatattttttaaaataaattatttgatttgatgtaaCTAGTAAGTTTTAAcgtttattattataaatattttggaacttttatttatttcttggaTGGGCCTTTTGGAGTTAGTCAACCTTCATAAAATATGTTCCTTTTATAGTGTAACATGTCAAGACCCCGCCATATAAATGAGGAaatataattgttttttttaaccAAATGTGAATTAATTCATTACCTTAAAAAGTCATAGCAATTACaatgaatatatataacaatatcATTTTTACTAAAAGATTTTCTGGTAATTGAACAGAATATAATTATCTATCTTGAATTGGTCTAAGCTTGAGCGGTCCAAGAAAAAAAGACTGAAAATTTAGACACATACAAAATATACTTTTAAATCAATTTGCATAAAAGTTGACATCAGAAGAATTTTTCTAACTCTtagaagtcaaccattcaatgGGTATCCTAATTTTAGGCTTTTGGGCACATGCAAATCACCAAATAATTAATCACCAATATgctataataagaaaataacaaGTGTTACTCCCTTTTTATTTCACATAATTAACACTTAATAGggatatatttgaaaatttattcACATTTTTAGATCTAATCAGACTAACGTAACCCCGGAGATGAATGTAGTCAATATATTACGGGTTCATCTGAATCCATTAATTTTGGTCTAGATCATATGTATGtgctaaaaaatattaaataattacagataataaattttgaataaagtAAATCAAAAGATGTAGTAGAAATTTGAACTCATGATTCCTATAATATTCAAATTCTGAATCTGCCTATGCATATTAtagccacatatatatatagattcaTGAGGtgaaaatacataataattaatcataattaaatgtTAACAAAGTATGGAAAGAAGATGCATGCTTTGTTATTGATGATTTGGTATAAACATTAAGAGGTCATTTTGATAGTTggttaaaatcatgcaattattAGTAATATATGAATTAGTTATGAGcgaatttatgtattttttatgcACCgtagttattcatgtattagttattttaTCACCTATAGTGTATAGAGTAATACATAGATTTCTTATAagttatacatgtattagttatgtgaATTTCTAAATTGTAAATCAAACACCGtattatacatatatagtaaAAAATGCTCTCAAACGtgatactccctccgtcccattttTGTTGTCATGATTTCctttttgagagtcaaactATATAACCTTTGACcaacattttaagatatattttttatcatattgatatgaaaaaaattataacttattgtacttttcgtatagtttttgaatatctaattttttactttataatattgaattaaagtaatataattcaactttaaaaattagtcaaattgacttTCGAAAAGCGCAACATGACAAGTAAAATGGAACAAAAGGAGTATTACTTATGCATGATttaacatgaataataatttatttcctAACTAATTATCAACCGACCCTGAATGTATAACTAACCAATAGGATACAAgctatataaaaatttaaatcactTTCATCGATAAGGTAAAAGTTCAGATAGCGAATCAATTaaccatttaatttttttgacaaattttACTCCTTGATGTGCTAAATATAGTGCTTTTGTTAAGTATAAAGACCAAAGAATAAATTGAGAAATTATTGGTAAGAAACGTTAGTTATAACATCATAGTGTTGAGTAGCTAAACGTCCATTAATGAatacgtgtatgaatattttctGTATATTATTTCCAGGGAGTTTAGGTAGTTTTGTTACAAGTCATTGTACCCAAATCATTAAAACATAACAATTAGGAAACGAGGAGaatcaattattataaaatGGACTGCTTTTAAGTGTCCCAatactaaaaatataaaaagaataaaagaagGTTTATAAGAGTTATTAGGAATCTGAGTGGAAACTTGCACAAGGATttgattaattagttaattaactAATGAAGTATAATTATTTGAGTTATTCTTATTGCCAAATCACGCGTTTTACTCTTATTGGTTTGTGATTtatatgttattgatttcaCTTATATATGTTTCTTTGAGACATTTATTTTAATGTTTGTATTATCAAATGACAAAACTCTACATAGGTTGTTATGAtgataaagatacatatatgtaATTTTCATTTTTGTATTTGTCAATGTAATGTATAAGTTTTTATAACAAATTAATTACTTCCTTTATAACCATGACAA
Protein-coding sequences here:
- the LOC129893386 gene encoding small ubiquitin-related modifier 2, which translates into the protein MSGVTQQEEDKKPSADQGGHINLKVKSQDGNEVFFRIKRSTQLKKLMNAYCDRQSVDFNSIAFLFDGRRLRAEQTPDELEMEDGDEIDAMLHQTGGS